One Anser cygnoides isolate HZ-2024a breed goose chromosome 4, Taihu_goose_T2T_genome, whole genome shotgun sequence genomic region harbors:
- the LOC106032217 gene encoding uncharacterized protein isoform X1: MCKTMPTFILLFTGYFVKNMHVHATESSLLKISTSYVTEASEQETAAAESKTVTTNPETGFSPVPEESSLYVAATSISLVIILICIIVFLWFKWKLSKGSSAEINPVPSSEAVVTLKNTKL; encoded by the exons ATGTGTAAGACAATGCCTACATTCATCCTGCTGTTTACAG gatattttgttaaaaatatgcatgttcATGCAACAGAATCATCACTGTTAAAGATATCTACTTCCTATGTCACAGAAGCTTCTGaacaagaaacagcagcagctgaatcAAAAACAGTAACAACCAACCCAGAAACTGGGTTCAGTCCCGTTCCAG aagaaagtTCGTTATATGTAGCAG CAACCAGCATTTCCCTTGTGATCATCTTGATTTgtataattgtttttctttggtttaaaTGGAAATTGTCTAAG GGAAGTTCAGCTGAAATTAATCCTGTCCCCTCCAGTGAAGCTGTGGTGACCTTAAAAAATACCAAGTTATGA
- the LOC106032217 gene encoding uncharacterized protein isoform X2, with amino-acid sequence MPIKGYFVKNMHVHATESSLLKISTSYVTEASEQETAAAESKTVTTNPETGFSPVPEESSLYVAATSISLVIILICIIVFLWFKWKLSKGSSAEINPVPSSEAVVTLKNTKL; translated from the exons ATGCCAATAAAAG gatattttgttaaaaatatgcatgttcATGCAACAGAATCATCACTGTTAAAGATATCTACTTCCTATGTCACAGAAGCTTCTGaacaagaaacagcagcagctgaatcAAAAACAGTAACAACCAACCCAGAAACTGGGTTCAGTCCCGTTCCAG aagaaagtTCGTTATATGTAGCAG CAACCAGCATTTCCCTTGTGATCATCTTGATTTgtataattgtttttctttggtttaaaTGGAAATTGTCTAAG GGAAGTTCAGCTGAAATTAATCCTGTCCCCTCCAGTGAAGCTGTGGTGACCTTAAAAAATACCAAGTTATGA